The sequence CTTACAGAAATTGCCTTTCATTTGCTACCATATTCAAATTAATATCACTGTCTACCAGTAGTACTAAGACCTCCAGACAGAGACTTCATGTTTTAAAGTAACTTTCAATGTTAGATTCATAAATCTATACAAGAAGGAAGTGATGAATTTGAAACATTTATGTGTTTTTCTCCAGCAACAAGAGGAGATGAAGAATATGAGTAAAGTCCTCCACAACATGTATCTCTGAAACAGGCCGACATATTTCCagttcattattgttatagTTGGACTGTTAAACAAGTGCTTGATTAATGCTTCGTCAAATTGCTGAATGCAAAATAAGTTCCATGAATTTGAAACAGGTTACAGTGTGACAGATGATAGTTAAATTCCACTCTCTCTTCCTATATCTGCATCTTGTTGCCTTTATGGTAGTATCAGTTTAAATGAGTTCACTGCTAGTTGAAATGTAATAGTTTGCTCTGAGTTATTAGCTATGTATACAAAAAAAGGCATGTTATCTTTGAAAATTACTACTTCAAAATGTCAACCATTTGAGCATTACTGTAATATAGATCAAAGTTTCCTGTACACAATGTTTACTTGTTCCCTAAACTTTGCCTTCTGTTTAAGATATTTTGTCAATGTTGATAAAAGGAATTGTTTTGTATTGAATGAGATGCATGTAATTCAGTGTTATTCGTGTCTCATACAATATTTGGTGATAAACAAGTTTTAACACAAAGTTCATGTGACAGTTAAGAGAACTTTCCAGTCAATGTCATCAAGTGTTGCCAGTATGTTTTTCATCCAAGTTTGCCAAACCCTTGTTTGATATGATGTGTAAAGACTAGTTTTTGCAGCAAAGATTTgagctacattgtacaatgttgttTAAAAGATTAGGATCtctttgaagattttgaaataCACCTGCAGATATGAATTATGTCTTAAGTATAGGACAAATTGCCAGATGTGaatgtttttttcattatatCAAGTGTTATATTGTTGATTTAAAGGACTTGAACATTCATGTTGATCAATTTCgttagaaaataaaagaaagtttACCCAAAGTTCTGATACTCCTTTTAGATTACAGCCATTCAACAAGAAATAAGCATTTGCTTTCAAAGGTATTTCATTCTGAATCATTTGTTCCTGCCAAAGGCTTTTTGTATACTGGAAACTTTACCTGTAATATATCAATGGCACATGCCTCTGATATAAAACTACCAAAGTTACAAACAAATACTGGCCGCTTATAGAATAAGACCTTCCAATGTTAAAGACATATAAAACCACTATATATAACCAGGGTAAGAGTTTACATTATGTAACTATTTTAAATACTCTTAAAGTTAACGCCTTGACAATATCAACTTTCATTGTACAACTTCACGTTCTGAATCACACCGCCGATACTATATAATTGGGAAGGCATTTAGAGTGTGTAAGAATGTCAGTGCAAGAGGTTTTAGTTCAGTAAGATCGTCTAAACCTAAATGTTTCTGACGCTTTCGAAAGAAATTGCCGTTGTACGAATTAGATGTTATGTAAATGATTGAACTACAATGCTTTAGATTCGAAGTTTTGCATTTACGATTTAGTCCTGTCCAATCAGCGCAAGAAGCATGTCGCGATAACCTCCACTGGTTTCGTCTGCAATGGCGGCCCCTAGCGTCTTTCCGTGGCGCCGCTCATAGAtgtctgccaccttcttcaTGTCAACCTGTTAACGTAagtgtacatttgtaaactCTCCATCACAATATAGTCATTGATGTCTTTATTCACTTGAAAGTCGCTAATAAGGTCAAAAACAAATAGATTACAAACACcagctacagtacatgtatgtatgagcaaggaggttaaagaatcacctCCTTGGTATGAGAAACTTCGATAATGTTATATGTTTGTGGAAGGAAATGGCCCTACCTCACAGCGACTGACGATGACCCTTGTGAGGGTGTCCTCGTCTGTTCCAAATCCCATCATGGCCATGTACAGACGCTCCGCAAAGTAACCAGGCAGGCTCAACACGCATTTTACTGGAACGGGAAAAAATCCAATTGAAGTCATTTTGAGTACCGTTGCATTTGCTGATCTAAGAATATATGTACAAAGCAAAAACATCCGACTTCGAAATTCAAGATTTTATATATGCAGTACACCCACCGATCGCTAGGTAGCCCTCCTTGATGTCATCCTTGGTAGGGTTCAGGAAGCCGCCAGTCTGACGCGAAATCATCTCCATGATGTGGTGTCCGCTTAGCTGCGGAGGATAAAAGAATAATCGACAAATGATTCATTCTTCCCTCTCAATAAACAATGGATGAATGTCACTTGATACAATAGAGGAAACTTTGTCCACGAGGTAAGACTTTGCTTCAAACACGGTTTCGTCTATAACACAAGTAAAGGTAGATACTACGACTACTTGATATATACTTTTCAAGTAAAACTCGTAAACACTAAAGCAGTGAGCGACGGCCAACCGACCCGTTGGTAGTCCAGAAATGTCTGCCTGAGATGTGCGTAGCTTCGAGTCGTCAGAATCTTCTCTAAGGAAGTTTCAAGTTCCTCCTGCTCAAAGAAAGACACAGTAAGAACGTATGTAGCTAGTAAGTTGAAACCACAAACTCGGCAGAACTTCACTACAGTGTGTTTTGGAGCTGTCCTGTCTCTACAATATCGCTATGTGAATCAATAAACTGTGTATTATGTACATTCAATTACAGATTTAAAACATCATGATGGCATTACTTTTATGGCGTCTCATAACCTAATCATCAATTCTCTTCATCATCCTTCATTATAAGCCCTACCCCATCTATAGACCGAACCCACTCGGTCAAACgtagaaatgcaaatatttgacggacatgcagccacgCTCCAATTGGTTGAAACGCTAATTGCTGTGCCATCATTGGCTGAATTGCTAATTGCGATGGACACTCAAGATTGATCTACGTACATCGATGAGTGTAGAGGCCTCAGCCAGTGTGACTGTATAGTCAACATTCTTGTCTTCCCTGTCTGCCTGTAAAAACAAAGGCAAACTCATGGTAAGATAAATCTCCATCAGCGACTTGTAAAAGACAAAGTTTGTCAGGTTGTCAAGTTTACAGTACGAAAGCCATGCCATCGACATTGAATGAGAGCAGGTGAAGTGCAACAACTTCAACACTTAGGCCCCCTttctactagacggcgatcgcgctgcgctctcactgcgacctaaatatgatatgtgtatccttcgctttcacactgggtatatcatacaaaatgtaaaagtgttaccaagaagacagcaaaacacaaaaagtgtaaaaagattcgtttcttttctacacaaatcgttgagcgatatgtcaaattttcaggtcgcagagagagcgccgtcctagtggaaagagggtatTATTACCTCCCACATGGCTATGAGTAGACTGCGCAGGTTGCCGTCAGTCTCCTGCTCTAGATCCTTCTTCAGATCAAAGTTAGTCGCTGATAAAGGATACAAGGGACGGTAGCTAAGTCAAATGTTGGCACTAAGTTCACAGcacgtaacgttaacgttataaccgCCCTTTTACGATAAACACAACATTTGATGTCATATCTGCTTGATCCTACTTCCCACTCGTTGGCTTTCTCCGTAGATTTGCATATATTTACTAGCAGTAGCAGTAGCCATTCTGTAATTGAATTTTCTTCTCCGCCTGATTATAAATTCGTCACTATAACTCTATAAGCTATAACTCTACCCGTTTCCTCTAGTTTCTCCCGGCATTCAGAAATGGCCACATACATCGTCACTACACAAAGTACACAACTTCAATAGACGATCGGAAATGATTCAAGGGAAATTGAGATGAAGAATCATGACTTGGTGATACACTTACCGAACGAGTAAGCCTCTATAACCTTCTTGATTTGCTGAAAAATATTAAAGAACAAACAACTTTATATATTCTCATGAGCACACGTTCTCAGTGATAATAGCGTTGATTAAATTGATATAGTTCATGTGTCAGTGACTAGTAGCTGACTatcttataacgttacatccaaATAAGTTGATAACAAAAGTTCTTCGAAGTAAAAAAAGTCTTATCTCAGCGAAGATAGTATAGTATTTCCTTATAAACAGGTTTGGAAATCCGCGGTTTGAATGAGAAATTTTGTCTCATTTGGTACTTCTAGTCGCTGATTGGCTTAACATCTAATTGATTTACACCAAGGCGGTGAAAAGGGNNNNNNNNNNNNNNNNNNNNNNNNNNNNNNNNNNNNNNNNNNNNNNNNNNNNNNNNNNNNNNNNNNNNNNNNNNNNNNNNNNNNNNNNNNNNNNNNNNNNNNNNNNNNNNNNNNNNNNNNNNNNNNNNNNNNNNNNNNNNNNNNNNNNNNNNNNNNNNNNNNNNNNNNNNNNNNNNNNNNNNNNNNNNNNNNNNNNNNNNNNNNNNNNNNNNNNNNNNNNNNNNNNNNNNNNNNNNNNNNNNNNNNNNNNNNNNNNNNNNNNNNNNNNNNNNNNNNNNNNNNNNNNNNNNNNNNNNNNNNNNNNNNNNNNNNNNNNNNNNNNNNNNNNNNNNNNNNNNNNNNNNNNNNNNNNNNNNNNNNNNNNNNNNNNNNNNNNNNNNNNNNNNNNNNNNNNNNNNNNNNNNNNNNNNNNNNNNNNNNNNNNNNNNNNNNNNNNNNNNNNNNNNNNNNNNNNNNNNNNNNNNNNNNNNNNNNNNNNNNNNNNNNNNNNNNNNNNNNNNNNNNNNNNNNNNNNNNNNNNNNNNNNNNNNNNNNNNNNNNNNNNNNNNNNNNNNNNNNNNNNNNNNNNNNNNNNNNNNNNNNNNNNNNNNNNNNNNNNNNNNNNNNNNNNNNNNNNNNNNNNNNNNNNNNNNNNNNNNNNNNNNNNNNNNNNNNNNNNNNNNNNNNNNNNNNNNNNNNNNNNNNNNNNNNNNNNNNNNNNNNNNNNNNNNNNNNNNNNNNNNNNNNNNNNNNNNNNNNNNNNNNNNNNNNNNNNNNNNNNNNNNNNNNNNNNNNNNNNNNNNNNNNNNNNNNNNNNNNNNNNNNNNNNNNNNNNNNNNNNNNNNNNNNNNNNNNNNNNNNNNNNNNNNNNNNNNNNNNNNNNNNNNNNNNNNNNNNNNNNNNNNNNNNNNNNNNNNNNNNNNNNNNNNNNNNNNNNNNNNNNNNNNNNNNNNNNNNNNNNNNNNNNNNNNNNNNNNNNNNNNNNNNNNNNNNNNNNNNNNNNNNNNNNNNNNNNNNNNNNNNNNNNNNNNNNNNNNNNNNNNNNNNNNNNNNNNNNNNNNNNNNNNNNNNNNNNNNNNNNNNNNNNNNNNNNNNNNNNNNNNNNNNNNNNNNNNNNNNNNNNNNNNNNNNNNNNNNNNNNNNNNNNNNNNNNNNNNNNNNNNNNNNNNNNNNNNNNNNNNNNNNNNNNNNNNNNNNNNNNNNNNNNNNNNNNNNNNNNNNNNNNNNNNNNNNNNNNNNNNNNNNNNNNNNNNNNNNNNNNNNNNNNNNNNNNNNNNNNNNNNNNNNNNNNNNNNNNNNNNNNNNNNNNNNNNNNNNNNNNNNNNNNNNNNNNNNNNNNNNNNNNNNNNNNNNNNNNNNNNNNNNNNNNNNNNNNNNNNNNNNNNNNNNNNNNNNNNNNNNNNNNNNNNNNNNNNNNNNNNNNNNNNNNNNNNNNNNNNNNNNNNNNNNNNNNNNNNNNNNNNNNNNNNNNNNNNNNNNNNNNNNNNNNNNNNNNNNNNNNNNNNNNNNNNNNNNNNNNNNNNNNNNNNNNNNNNNNNNNNNNNNNNNNNNNNNNNNNNNNNNNNNNNNNNNNNNNNNNNNNNNNNNNNNNNNNNNNNNNNNNNNNNNNNNNNNNNNNNNNNNNNNNNNNNNNNNNNNNNNNNNNNNNNNNNNNNNNNNNNNNNNNNNNNNNNNNNNNNNNNNNNNNNNNNNNNNNNNNNNNNNNTAaacatatacagttttggtcagaACATGGCCTGACGGACGTCCTTGTCATTACTGTCGTTGAGTCAAGAATGCCATCATTGTTCAACATGGAGACAGACATATTCGGATGGACAAGCTTCGGCAAATGAAAAAGTTTATGCAAAAACTTCAAGCGCTAAATCTACAAACTTTAAAACACGTTAAGTAGATGGCGTTATACCATCCATTACCAATGCTACATACAACAACATTAGTAGATATTCCCCGTTGATAAGAGTGGATAAAAAGCCAGTGGGTTTGCCTTCAAGTCAGAGATCACAATTTGAGCTTGTTCTAGTGTGAAAAAGGATCACAGATTTGCCACCATGGTCAGGGTAAGTCATGACACTACGATCTTTGAATAAGCCTTAAAAGCGTTGACCGTGAGCGTGGTATTCTTGACTCAATGCATCTAACGTTAGTGTTTTTCCCCACAATGACTACCATTTTCAGTTTCTTGCAGTCGGTTTGGTTTTAAAAAAGGTTACTttgtatacaaatacaaagtaacCTCTTTTTGGTTTTTAAAAAAGTTCCTTTGTGTACAAATTAAACCAAGCCGACTGCAAGAAactgaaaatggacttactcatTGTGGGGAAAACACTAGATGTAACACCTTGACCAGATCTTCTGTCTGTGCATGTACGACATTTACTACAACTATAGTTCGGTCAAATTAGCTAGTATAGAGTCACTACTTTTAAGTCACCATTTGGTATGGCATCCTTTCAGACTCTACTCTTCAGCCTGATGACTGTTGTGTTGCTTGTTGGTGGTGGCTGGGGTGATGTCACCTTTTCTGCCGAGATTTCTCAACAAGATGCTCAAGGTATTACTGGTTCATTCGCAACCTTGTAGTGCCCCGTGACTCATATATATCAGTAATTTGTATTGCAGTTTCAGTTAGCAGGGCTTTTAAAGGAAGGGGTTATGAGCCCTTCTCCTTCAATGTGCTCCAGACATGTATACGCGAACAGGTGACCCCGggaccccattttacgtcccctCCAAAAGACGCGGGTGAAGCCAGAATCGGCATGCCCTACACTTTACTATGAGCTAAACCTTATGAGGATGAGGACtaagatttgatccactcataccgAGATGGATTTCTATTATTTCAATTAGTACGGTACCCGGTTGGTCACATGCGCTCCTAAAGGGACCTTCATCTACTATCTTATCCAaagcttggtactcattttcacctgaatgaagCGCACATACCGGGGAATGTCAGAGGTTTTAAACCCAGAACCCTTTGATTCAATAACCATATCTTTAACCATAGCCATACGATGCCACACATGCATATGGAgttaataatatacatgtacagctgtgtacatgtagctatatgcAGTGTAGAATATAACTTgacaataaagaaaatattcaattacatgtaccatgtatgtTGAATGTATCTACAGAAGACAGGTTGAACCACCATGTGGACGTTAAAGCCCAGAGGAACGACCCTCTCCCCGGTACGCCTACCTTTGAGGACTGCGCCGCCCTTTACCCCCACCTCTCCGCGATCAGCACAACGCAAAACGGAGTCTTCTACATCAAACCACAGTCTGTCCCTGACCAGTTTGAGGTCTACTGTGACGTGACTACAGATGGCGGCGGCTGGACCGCCATACAGAGGAGGTTTGATGGAAGGGTCAACTTTAACAGAAACTGGGCAGACTACAAAAATGGGTTTGGCAGGGTCACGGGTGAACACTGGCTTGGACTGGATAAAATCCACGCCTTGACAACACAGGGTAGTTATGAACTTTATGTGGAGGTAGGGGATTGGGAAGGTAATTTTGCTTATGCTATATATGATACCTTTAGCATCGGGGATGAGGGTACGGAGTATAGACTGGACATAGGGGGCTACAGTGGGGATGCCGGGGACTCTATGAGTGACAGTGATGGTAGGAGGTTCAGTGCCAGAGACGTGGACAATGATGCTATGCTTGCTACCGACTGTGCTCAGCGGAATTCAGCAGGCTGGTGGTATTACCGTTGTGCTGACTCCACCCTGAACGGCCCCTACTACCAACTAGATGACTATAACGGGCAGGACACAGGGCGGGGGGTCTTCTGGCAGCACTGGAAGGGTTACTGGTACTCACTGAAAACCACCAAGATGATGGTGCGGCCTCGAAACTTTAAACGCAATCTGTAACTTTACGATATCGTAAAAGAACGTTGCTCGATGCAACGCAGTTCTGTAGGACTTGCAAACATTAATGCCAGCTTCACatgcacaaatgtacatgtatttcatgtgtTGGGAATATCATGATCATTGTGAAAGGCAGGAATCTCAAAGCTAGGAATTCTGCTGTGTTAAGTACACTGCGTCctgagtcatacatgtacatgtgtgcggTCATGGCCCCGATCGATACATCGTgctacgaggggcggtcaataagtaatgtccctgacccattttcagtcgtctgatctaaatgaaattttgtatgtgtaatgattcatatctttataggttatgttgcaaaaaacagctctgaactaattatggtttatgatttactggtgtttgaactgagtcaggtgcgaaatggaccatgtgtgaaatggaaccagttgagtgtcgcgcagtgatccggtttttgtatttcaaaggacgcacaccaaagaagacttttgatgaaatgaaagaaacttatggtgatgatgccccatcatatgaccttgtaaaacgctggcatcctgaattaaaacatggccggaagtctgtggaaacagctcccagacctggtcgtccctcttctgccattgatgaggcatctgttggaggaccaacctggggtgtcctacaaaaacggtgtccagagctgcatcaaacgatgggagaaatgcataactctgggtggttcctatgaagagaaagactaataactgtgccaagtttcattaatctcctgctatggaaaaagggtcaggggcattacttattgaccgcccctcgtatttACCACTATGGGGACTTCATGCGCTACAGTTAACACCGTACGTCGTATGTATGGCAAAATCGGGCGCACTTTAAGTGCTTCAAGATGATAAAGCTTGAAAACATCTTTGCCAGTTTCCTCTGCAATGTAGTGGCTGAAGCACTATTTGGCAAGTTTCCAAAACTTTATAATTGATGCTATAGGATGTTGACTGAAagcaatgttttcatttcaaacaaaggATGTAAATTCCTTAGCCGGTGATATCTTGGTTTATAGTAACGTATGAACTTCACTAAGTGCGGTTGTGTTGTTGGGTTTTTAGCGAAAGTGCTCCGAGGCTTAATGATATATGTGTGATAAAACACAAGAATACAAAAATACACCATGTCACAGTCAATGCTGCTGTTTAAATTCCTCACTGACCAAAGCAGGGACCATCCTAACATGGAGACAGACATATTCAgattaaaaagttttttttacaaatttttaaaTGTGCACGTTTAGGTAACTTGACTTCAAGAAGTAATGTACACACTTTAACGTTTTGCACTTGACGTTTAAACCCTCCATTACGAAAATCAAGTACAGTTCTAGTACAGTTGCTCTTGTTAATCATGGCTTCATGCCAACTAAGTCTAAACTAACATCATTAATGTCTAAACATTTGACCTAAGCCACTTACAACCTAAAAGTCATGCCAATCCACCCATACCAACTTGTCTTTTGCCGATCCCACCTTTCCGACAAAACGCCCCTGCACTTCTCGAAAAAGCTGCAAGGCGTCCCACACCTCTATCCCTTCTTTGCCAGCCTAAAAGAAACCCACCACTCCAATTTGGTAATAGTATCGtcttcagatcaaaagatacaaaactgaAAGTTCCGCGACAGTACCGTAACAAACCGCTAGGTAACCCCAAAATCTACTAGTAGTCATTAGAGGTCTTAGCTAGACCtacaaacataccaaatatccgCACAATCTACCAACGTACTCTCGAGTTATGGCAAGCGTGACGGGGCCCCGACCCCCCTTGCCTGCGNNNNNNNNNNNNNNNNNNNNNNNNNNNNNNNNNNNNNNNNNNNNNNNNNNNNNNNNNNNNNNNNNNNNNNNNNNNNNNNNNNNNNNNNNNNNNNNNNNNNAGCAGAGGATCTCGATGAGCACAGACTCGTCCGTGCCCGTGCCCTCCATGGCCCCCCTCAGACACCTGGCGTCGTACAGTCGGGGCGGCGTCATCAGCGCCCACACAACCTTGCCGAAATCGTTATCAGCACCCAGCATGGTCACCAGGTCCCCGATCAGGTCCTGTCGTACACATAGAGGGTATAGATAGGTCCGATTTACACACAGGTTTTCTTAGACGACTTGGTGTCGACTCAGCAGCTTCACGTCGACTCGGCGACGTTTAACTGACTCGTGTTTGTAAATTGGGTCATAGTGGCTAGAAATCGAAATTTGTTAATACCATAACGCTAGACATCACAGATGTTAGGTCTTCCCATCTTCCCGTAGACAATTTGTCGGGGACGGGAATGTCGGGATGTAATGCTGCAGTATCTTCACATACTGCTAGGATGCGCCGTGAGACCAAAATGTTTCTTCGGGACCTCAATAACTACCCATAGCATCCAATCTATCGAAATGTATACAAATCTATCGAAAAGATGTTGAATTATTTGTTTTCGCGAAcacaaaaacaaccaaaaacagaACCCCCGTCGGAGGTAAAACTTAAGGGTATTATCGTCCAGTATATGTATAGTAGTGATACGTACCTCGTCGAAGTCCGTCTCGTATTGCAGGGCAATCTCCATCCTTTGCTTTTGGCTGCGGTGTGCCAAGATGTCAATCAGTTTCTGTTCATCCACATCTGAatgtatagatagatagatatagatatagatatgaaGTAATATTTCAGACTTTTAAAGCTAAAGCccaggttacacatagccgaacatGGTCCTGatatgggtgggtaccggtacggtgtacctgtacaaaaccggttttcttcaattacatgtaggtccagattcaggtccggacctggatctgatcctctggacctggactgtacctggacctgaattttctgtaccggtgctCACACCTGTCTTCCGACAGccgaattttttttaaatttccagaATAGGCTTTGATTGTAACATACCTGTTCATTAGGTCGTTTATCTACTTCTAACAAGCCGCCGGAGTTGGGAGAAATAGAGATGCTTATCTAAGTATAAAACCGGTTAACCAAGGAGGCTGAAATCTTATTTataatgttaatttttttgatgAAACATACCAGAGTGAAGTACGAGTCTTCATTTACGCATCTATGAAAACGCCTTACaacgtatgtaacgttatgcctCAACCACTCTGGCACATATTGAGTTGATAGTAACTTCCCATGGAAAGGAAAAGGGCCGGCCATGGAGACATTGAACTTCAGCAATGCCAACTAAAGAGCCCACCTCTCTGCGTCACCAGATGACGTAGGGCCTTGGCGTCCGCCACCCTGTCAAAGTCCTTGGCAGGAAAGACTGTGCCGAAGTACTTCTTTTGGGGAGCTGCTTCTTCTTTGGCTGGCTCCTCGATGGCATCATTGTGCAACTGCTGCCAGAACTTCGTGTCCTGCGAGGAAAGGTGGGTTAacgttcacacatgcgtatatgttcaattccgtatgaggtccgtacgGAATTCGTAGCCTATACCGAGCTCCACAGGTCactaaaaatagtagaaataggacaaatatagacagataactgTGATGccaaacgagttagctgggttgCAAACTAAACTCATCGGCAAGCTATACACGTTTGGCATGTTCATGATGTCTatatctgtccaatttctactatcttccaacgacctgtgaagcctggtagaggctaagtcTATCATACGGACCTTATACGGACTTGGAAATATAAGCCCACCATAAGTGTGTGTAAGTTATGTTGAAAGAAGAATGCTGCAAGTTCGATATTTAGAATTCAATTTCCAAtcttataatcaaatcattagGCATCCAAAACTACGTATTCCACTGAGTTGTGTTCTTGGTGGTGCAAATTTACGAACAATGTCGAGATCACGCTAAAATTTGCGACATCATCATCAAATCCTAGCATGCATGTGTGAAAGAACATACATGTtgttgtatacattttgtacttaaacATTGTAACAGCTTGTTTGGAGATATGTTTGTTCACCTCAATTACCGGATCTTAGCATTCTggacaagtttgataatgaCAGAGGGATATAAGTACAACCACAACTCAAATTCTAAAGTCCAATGTACATTCTGTAAGATATATATGAAACTGAGATACATGTGATATCAAAACAGTAAGTCGCAAGAACTTTTTATCCTTAATAAGATATTACAGATTTTCATGGGTCTGCTACAGTTATTAGGCCATAACATGCAAAATATTGGAACGCCCAAAAGTCGTCCGCAACATGGTTGTCTCAGTACGCAGATTTCGTCTTCCCATTGAAACTTTCCATATTGTTATGATTAAAGTACCGGTAAAGTATCATCAACTAGATACAGAACTACATACTTAACTTGTGCTTGAATTCTAGAACTAAATCAATGTTTACATTCCGGCTCACACAGCCGTGTAATTCAATGACACAGAAAGAATTTCAGAGGTCATTCTTGTGGTTTAAAGGGTATGTACAATTAACTCGTTACACACACGCCTGGTAAATGTATATAAAGTAGTAGTTACCGCTAAGTGGTTCTTAAAGTTGCGAGATGTGACTCACTTCCTTGCGTAACTTGAGTTGAAAGGGTCTTGCGTGAGTTCAATTCACTGTTCACAGTTTGTATCAAAACACTTCAAGTTTACTACGTAGTTGGTATTTCAACGCGAAAGATTTGCAAcgttgtatatatatagtgtatatatacgtatatgtgaaatttgtgatcattgtacaaaattgcaattcagccgttaggctgcaacagttttttaatccaataaaccatttctctctctctctctctcgaaaGAGT comes from Branchiostoma floridae strain S238N-H82 chromosome 2, Bfl_VNyyK, whole genome shotgun sequence and encodes:
- the LOC118409572 gene encoding annexin A5-like (The sequence of the model RefSeq protein was modified relative to this genomic sequence to represent the inferred CDS: added 14 bases not found in genome assembly), with the translated sequence MSTKKEDTKFWQQLHNDAIEEPAKEEAAPQKKYFGTVFPAKDFDRVADAKALRHLVTQRDVDEQKLIDILAHRSQKQRMEIALQYETDFDEDLIGDLVTMLGADNDFGKVVWALMTPPRLYDARCLRGAMEGTGTDESVLIEILCSRTNKQIKKVIEAYSFATNFDLKKDLEQETDGNLRSLLIAMWEADREDKNVDYTVTLAEASTLIDEELETSLEKILTTRSYAHLRQTFLDYQRLSGHHIMEMISRQTGGFLNPTKDDIKEGYLAIVKCVLSLPGYFAERLYMAMMGFGTDEDTLTRVIVSRCEVDMKKVADIYERRHGKTLGAAIADETSGGYRDMLLALIGQD
- the LOC118409573 gene encoding fibrinogen-like protein 1 isoform X2, with translation MVRTLLFSLMTVVLLVGGGWGDVTFSAEISQQDAQEDRLNHHVDVKAQRNDPLPGTPTFEDCAALYPHLSAISTTQNGVFYIKPQSVPDQFEVYCDVTTDGGGWTAIQRRFDGRVNFNRNWADYKNGFGRVTGEHWLGLDKIHALTTQGSYELYVEVGDWEGNFAYAIYDTFSIGDEGTEYRLDIGGYSGDAGDSMSDSDGRRFSARDVDNDAMLATDCAQRNSAGWWYYRCADSTLNGPYYQLDDYNGQDTGRGVFWQHWKGYWYSLKTTKMMVRPRNFKRNL
- the LOC118409573 gene encoding fibrinogen-like protein 1 isoform X1; protein product: MASFQTLLFSLMTVVLLVGGGWGDVTFSAEISQQDAQEDRLNHHVDVKAQRNDPLPGTPTFEDCAALYPHLSAISTTQNGVFYIKPQSVPDQFEVYCDVTTDGGGWTAIQRRFDGRVNFNRNWADYKNGFGRVTGEHWLGLDKIHALTTQGSYELYVEVGDWEGNFAYAIYDTFSIGDEGTEYRLDIGGYSGDAGDSMSDSDGRRFSARDVDNDAMLATDCAQRNSAGWWYYRCADSTLNGPYYQLDDYNGQDTGRGVFWQHWKGYWYSLKTTKMMVRPRNFKRNL